Genomic DNA from Theobroma cacao cultivar B97-61/B2 chromosome 3, Criollo_cocoa_genome_V2, whole genome shotgun sequence:
TTTTCTAATCCTATTCAACTCATAAATCCCTGATCCTTTTTGTTCCATCCTACTATTAAACCTAAAATCCTAAACTAGAACATATATGCACCATCAGCCAAGTAGGCAGATATCATGCAACCTATCCATACATGCACACAGAAGGGAGGGAAAGCAAGATTCAAAATGTCTTATTCAAAGGACTGTCAAagacttaaaattaaaaatgaatccCTGAAATTTATACTGATAAGCAAAATTTTAGGAAAGTGAAAAGAACAAATTTGCTCAGTTACACACTTGGCATAATCAGCAATAACAAGCTAATATGATAAATGCAAAAATTTCACCTACCCCAAGTACAACGTACGAATTTTCTGAAATTTTAGTGCAACTGCTCGGCTAGATTTTCGGCCCGCAAGAACCTGAATCATTATTCTCAATTACATTAAGAACAGAAGCCAAAGACATAATGAGATTGACAAAACCACAAACAAGAGCGAAACCATTGGTATCAGCTTTACCTCTCTAGCTTTATGGCAAGATTCAGATTTTCTGACTTTACTACGAGATTTATGAGATGAAGTTTCTACCCCTGAGCCAAGTAATGATCCCAAAGCATGTAAATCACCCTCTtcgaaaacaaaaaaattcaatagtATCATCAGTGTAAATATGCAATTCTTAACTAGAAAATCAAGCCCACTAGCATAACTTAGCGACAACAAGCCTGAAAAGTGAACAAGCATCCACTTGAACTTCTTATGCCTTGTTGGCTGAATTTCCACCATGTCATGCAAGAACTTTTGAACTGGTAGACGAACACTGAACTGttgaaaacaattaaaagtaGCCACCAAAAAATCATATTCCTTACTTAATGCAACGTTTTCCAATGTTTTCAAAGACCCTGAATTTCTGCCTTTTGTTAGAATCCTTACAGCTTGTAACATTGAACTACTCATTAGCTTCAGTATAGATGCAAGAAGACAAATATCTTGAGGACTAGTATCTTCCTTTTTATGCAGTAAAGTGTCATCAACATCATCAGAAGAACCCCTGAGTATTATGCAGCTTAAGATAGATAGAATTTCATCTCTAGAGGATTCCTCAATAACATGAAGGCTCTCCTTTGTGTATGCAACAGAGGCAGCCACCAGGTCAGACCTTGTTTTTAGCAAAGTATTGCTCAAACACGAATTCCATACGTTTTCACATTTTGTGATCAGAATAtgaattttctctcttgtgGCTGGCAAAAGACAAGATTCAAAATCCATCTGACTGTTACTTGCAAGAAAATGTGATTTCACAAAAGAATCATCATCAACTATGGGGTAGCCTTTCATGTTCAAATTGGACATGTGTCTGGTGTACAAGGCAACTGACCTTTCAAATGCTGCAAGGTATGATCTCAGTTCACTGCTTATTATCATATGCTCGAACAATATGCCACTTCCAATGACCTCAGAAaccaataaaattaaatatgccTGAAACATTTTCGGTGCAGACAACATGATGGGGTTGAGCAGCAATGACAAGGCTGTAGTCAATGTCATTTCAGGAACTCTGAAATTATTGTCAGGAAGCCAAAATAGCCTATTAAGGAAATCCTTAAATGCTTGGTCATCAGGAATAGAGAGAATAAAGTGAGCAGAAAAAACCTCCAGAACGCTTCCAATATTACCAGGGCCAAAGTGACGTATGAATAGAAATTCATTGACACAAGAGAGAGAGTCAACAAGCAAAAGGTACTGCCTCACTGATTCATGCGTCAGAAGCTCATCTGCAAATACCTAAACATGGTACTTTTAGTATTAAGTCCTTTTACTGCTTAAAAATATAGTCTAATAGTAAGCTTTTCATGGCAGCAACCTAACTACCATAAACTATCCatgataaaaacaaaatcactTTAAAGAGTGTAAATAAACTCTAGAAACCCCAAAAACAAGCCAATCCTTTAGTTTGACTAATTGCCCTATTTTCTGAGCATAACTGCCACCAAAGAAGAAATACTAGTTCATGCTTAAGTCAAGTAAAAACTGAAGTAGCAGAGTTTAACTAGGCAATACAAAAATATAGCTATATGCATACAAAGACTAATATCAGCAGTCTATGAGGAAAATTCACAGCTAAGTACAGAGACCAAGAACAAGGTAATGTCCCAAATCTCATTGATAAAAGAATCTAATAATGTGAGCCTTGTGATACTTTTGAATATCATGGCTAAACATGAAAGCAGCTTAATAAAGCAATACATGGCAAAACCTAAAACTTAAGGTCCTATGAAGAAAGGGGAGGGAGGATGATTACCTCCCTCTCTGGTAAAACAAAGCAACTTTACTATGAATATATCTAGCTATGCTTCCATCAAAACTATAAATGTTGTTTTTTTAACTCTATGGTCaataacaaacaaaaaacCTACTTGAATCAACTATTGCAATCTGCGGAAGGCATTAACTTTACAGCAATTGAATAATTGGCTTTTGAATCAAAGCATGTGCACTCTTAATATTCAAAACAGTAATCAAAGTTACCTCAAGCACAGTACACAAGATTGCATGGAATGGATTACAAGGTTCTAAGAAACTTATGGAAGTAACCAAGTGCTCGAAAAGCGAAGTAGTAGCATCATCATCCACATACATACATTCATGCGAAACCTCCTTTTCAAAATTAGGACAACTTTTTCCATTCCCTCCCTTTAACTTCACAGAAACACATCTCCTTAGTATCCCTAAAAGAATTCGACCTTTTTCAATAACAAGCTTCTGATCCAACACAAGTAACTTGAAAACAACAATGCAACATCTCAAAAGCGAGGTTAGCTCTATAATAGCGGCTTTAACATTGACATGGAAGATTGATTGTCCTTGAACTGGATGAGCAGAAACATCATTCAAACCAGAGAATAATTCATTGAACTTTGCACCGAGTTTATCGAATAAGACATTGGACAGTTCATGAATGtctttgaatttgattttgaactcGTTCAAATTGAATTCCGTCTCGGAGAAATTCAAATTGGATTCAGAATTGGAGCAGCCCAAATTAAGCAGTAGTAAATACAAGCCTTCCATTGTCTCTGGTTTTAGACCCTAAAAGCAACCCAAATAAAATCAGTGAATTGAGAGGAAAAAATTAcgagaaagaaaagaacagagaaagagaaaatgaaagaaacaattaaaaatatggaACGAGAAAATTGGTGCACCTGTGGAGAAGAAATGGAAGAAATTAGGGTTTGGAAGTCGAAAAGACAACTCCTACGTTTCTTCCTGCCTCTTTTTGGACCCATTCTTAGAATCAAGACCCCCAAACGGAGGAACCGAAAGTGTAGTGCGAATTTTTGCCCAACAGAGCTATGATTCGCAGCCGCAGGGCATCGAGAAACAATTCCAGGCCAGCTTATACCGAGATTCAAGAGGAGAAGATGAACAATTTCTGATTTTCAAtgcctctttctctttctcatttatttggCTTATTTCGTACTTggggtttctttttttgctgTTGTCCTTTCCTATGGGTTCTATCTTGGCGGGAACTTAgacctttcttcttcttcttcttcttcttcttctgttaATGGATTTTCACGtatttaaacccaaaaacaaaaagaaacagaCGAGACGAAACAGAGGCGCCCTCATAAAGCATTAGCAGTGGGAACGATCAGCCAtgtccctctttttctttcttttgtcaacatatttagcttttctCTATAATACTCCTTTTCCATTCACTTGTGGACGTCAAAGGGGCGCACCAAATTGGGACACTTGCAATAAACCTGGACAGATTGTTCGTGCTAGTGAAGCGTGTAGAGAGCGTCATAGGGATATCCCCAAGTCTCACACTAACTAATATTATGGGGTTTTATTTGATTCTCTGCTCATGTACTGACAAGCTATTCCTCGAgcttattgttttttttttcattgacaAAAGcatatctttaaaaaataaaacgcAAAGCCAAAAGGGTCTTGTTTAAGATCATTGGTGAACACTACAATAGGACTAATAAAAACTTGTTGAATAGGTTAACAGGTTTCGGAGCTTATCCAATTCTTGAggagtattcaattttttcaaacaTATTAACTCTTTTTACCGTGCCTAATAACATTTAATTGAGTCTCAATAATGTTCCTAGTATCGTAAATTGCATTTTAAGCATAACCATGAACATGAAACTTCAACTAAACTTAGTTGAATCTCTATTTAAATTtggaatttatattttaaccACAGTCTAGCTTCTAAAAGGATAACATTACCCTGGTGAGCCCATTATGTTGGAAAATGCTTGAAACTTAACATTGGAGATAAAAATCACTTTTTTATAAATGGACAAAACCTAAAAAGGAAAACTCATAAACTTTTGATGTTGGAAAAGCAACTCCTTACCTCTAAAATGTTGGAAAACAAGTTTAATGGTTGAAAATCATTTGTTcctaaagaaaaatgaatttaaagcTTGGAAATGAGTTGAGAGAGTGAAAAGTAGAGGGAAAATCACTTGttcttgaagaaaaatgagtttgaagCTTGGAAGAGAGTTGAAAGACTGAAAAATAAAGGGTTTTGCAGCTGAAATAATGAAGGGAATGGTAGGTCTCTAAATTTGAGCCTTATTTATAGTTTGAAGTGTGAAAATAcaaatttaccttttattttttgaagtcTGACGTTGAAGTATCGATGCTTTGGGTCTAGGTCTTGATACTTTTGAAATATAATGGTTATGTTTGGAGTTTTTCAACCAAAGTCTCAAAACTTCTTGTGAAAGTCTCAATACTTTCTTCCTGGGCAATCATGTCTCAATACCTCATATGAAGTCTCGAGGCATTATTCATCCCATGAATCAAGCCTCGATACCTTTTAGCCAAGTCTCAATAGTTTTGCTCCTAAATGCTTATTCTAAGTGGAAAATCAAGTCTTTTAGCCTCATTTGGATCCCAATTTTCTTGAGACtcatttaaaatcatttggAGGGTGTTCTTAAGCTAAAAAGTGTTCAAAATCATTCATAGAACTTTAAATCCCTAACTCACCAAGTTAAGTTACACTTCCTATCCTTTAACTGAAAGGTGGGATTTCATAGCACACAAGCAAGattcaatttttcttgaataatTATAGCTTTTTTAGTCAACTATTTTTCTACAAATCgtatttctcaattatttctACCCATTTGGACTCAAACTCATGTGGAACTAATGCACAATGAATACAttgaaaaaatcaattcttgaaatcaTCAAATTAGTGGTACATGCAGTTGACgctctcttgaatttttttttttttcaatgtgcCACATGCAATAATGGCGTGTAGTATTAGGCCAAACATTTTTTCAATTGCATTAACCAAACATTGCTTCCAACCAAGTGTTTAATAACCAAACAAATGTTTCTTCTTTCTCATCCCATAATAAAAGCAcaactaaataaaatgaattagTGGTGGTGATTAACTCCAATAAAAGGAACAAAAGGCATTTTATGCCTATTTGTCAATCACCAAAATACTTATAAGATTCTCAACCTATATTCAGCCTAAAAGCAATTTGCTAGTTGACCTTCTGCATCCATTTGTATTGCATAAGAAAAATCTCGGATTCTTGGACTAAATTTCCTCAAGGTCAGTAAGTATTAACTATGCATCTCCTTTTTCAAAGTGTTTCTATCTTCTACTActcaaataattttgaatatcACTCTTAGTTAAACCAACCATATCAATGCCACCCCAtccattatttaaaacaagCATGATTTTATTATGACAAGTTCTTGaatcatcaaataaatccaatcaaatttcattgagttcttgttctttttccaTGGACACGTAAAAATTGAGCACTTCTTGCAATAGTAAGCTCGTGGGTATGATCTCTTATAAGTTTAGAAATTAACCATTTGTCTTTAGCTTTCTTGGACACAAAAATCATGGCTTTGCATCCCATTCTTATCTCAATAGTCAGTGCTTAATTCTATCTTTGCTATCAAGATTTTATTTGCACAATAAGTTTCTTTTGAGCAAACAAATTCTTGCCTAGTCATCACTTGAATTCTTCGATATTTCTTTACATGACTCTTACAAATTCCAAATCCTTCACGTTTTGCATATTGAGTATAGTACTCTAAAACCTCTTTCGATGATTGAAACTCCATTCCAATAAATAGCTTTAAACACTcttgattattattttcttcattctcttGTTCATCATAATTCTTATCAATCAaatctaaaatattttcacaATCATAATCTTGATCAATCCCATTAATATTAAACTCTTCATCAACATAAGTTGCCATTATAAACTTGtaagaaaaatttaagattatattttaaataataaaataaaaattaacattatcaATACTTGCATTTTACTTTGTTAAAGTTAATGTTTACTTTTTACAATGTTAatcattattatattaatgaCTTTCTAGATTTTGTTGGCATTAATTGTTACACTACATATTATGCAATAACAAATACAGCTAATGCACTTGGTATTATAACTATGAATTAACTCACCTACCTTccttaaaaaaacaaaatctccTCCCCACTTCGTCAAGTAGATTTCAAAATGGAAACCAGGTTGCATATTAATTGCCATGCACTTCCAATTCATTTAACTTGTACTAATGAAGCTTGATGTttcactttatattttatatttgaattatgGAAACTTTGATATGGATATAATGTTAATTACAACTCTAGCTTGTATTCGTATCATTTTTCTTGGTTAAATACCTTTTGCTCTCAACAAATTCAACATGTTGGATAAAGAAAACCtataatgtatgaaattatgaaattcaaTTCAGTTACTGATATATTTGTTGCATTCAAACACTTTATAGCTTGTTAAACAAATTCATAATTCCTTATTTGTCTTTACAAAATCATAAAACGATAAATCGATGTGAAGCAAAGGCATAATATATACTAGTAAGAAGTTAAAAAACTCGAAGACAAAAGAAAGTGCAATAAAATTTTGggtttatgaattttaaaccTAAAGAATTTCAAACAATTCATTATATTTAGTTAGCAGTAGGAgccaatgaaaattttgtcaaaatttgAGTCTTTTCCGATGAAATTGATGCGATATAACCTATAATTTTATAGCTCTTTTCTAATGGAATTATATACTTTTTTCCAATAGAAATTTctgtcaaaaaaattttgatggatTTTCAACATAAAGTATTACCAGCTAGACTTTCAAAGACAGAATTTTTCGTCAAAATCCActagaaaaaatttttgacacaattttaaccttttccaatgaaaaatttcattagaaaagtctgtttttttttttttttgtagtgtatATATCATTCATACTTTGACTACAATTGAAAAACACACCATTTGATACTTCAAGCAACCACAAAATTCTTTGCATTAAAATCTGCTGAATATAgacaaagaaataaataattaaatatagaGTGTTCTTTTTTGGCTTAATTGTTAGTAATTGTTGGATTGCATATTTatctatcaaaatttttgttaggATGTTTGgtatttgttatttattaatacctttagattaattttatcttgatttccatggccATGGTCAAACAACCTTAGAATCCATTCAATTTGAACAAAGGTTTAGTATTTGACCAATGTAAAAGCTATTAACTAGAATTAAGTTTGGAAGTGTTGAGAGGTGGCCTACCTTTTCAGATGAATTTTCCACTCCCT
This window encodes:
- the LOC18604531 gene encoding uncharacterized protein LOC18604531, with translation MGPKRGRKKRRSCLFDFQTLISSISSPQGLKPETMEGLYLLLLNLGCSNSESNLNFSETEFNLNEFKIKFKDIHELSNVLFDKLGAKFNELFSGLNDVSAHPVQGQSIFHVNVKAAIIELTSLLRCCIVVFKLLVLDQKLVIEKGRILLGILRRCVSVKLKGGNGKSCPNFEKEVSHECMYVDDDATTSLFEHLVTSISFLEPCNPFHAILCTVLEVFADELLTHESVRQYLLLVDSLSCVNEFLFIRHFGPGNIGSVLEVFSAHFILSIPDDQAFKDFLNRLFWLPDNNFRVPEMTLTTALSLLLNPIMLSAPKMFQAYLILLVSEVIGSGILFEHMIISSELRSYLAAFERSVALYTRHMSNLNMKGYPIVDDDSFVKSHFLASNSQMDFESCLLPATREKIHILITKCENVWNSCLSNTLLKTRSDLVAASVAYTKESLHVIEESSRDEILSILSCIILRGSSDDVDDTLLHKKEDTSPQDICLLASILKLMSSSMLQAVRILTKGRNSGSLKTLENVALSKEYDFLVATFNCFQQFSVRLPVQKFLHDMVEIQPTRHKKFKWMLVHFSGLLSLSYASGLDFLVKNCIFTLMILLNFFVFEEGDLHALGSLLGSGVETSSHKSRSKVRKSESCHKAREVLAGRKSSRAVALKFQKIRTLYLGLDSSTSLEHSPIVNHVESALSIEENTGRTCNGEIFLRCISEGSRNSSDIDDLADFIECQPGKDYSDWLRSREKFRRWKAEKMANLRWKKRRTCLKRA